In bacterium, a genomic segment contains:
- the narJ gene encoding nitrate reductase molybdenum cofactor assembly chaperone, whose translation MSLPEGYASLSRMLDYPGGKEGMAEDCDMAGKALQDRDIESPLAPFARFVESSAMEKLQEEYVATFDFNPAVALYLGHHLFGDNQKKGAYLIRLKQEFGRHGFTPSGHELPDHLPRLLQFLTYLARNGEDSVRRSFISECVLPGVERLGSAFSARGDSPWKPVVEATRLLCAADTALREEGNPC comes from the coding sequence ATGAGTCTCCCGGAAGGCTACGCCTCCCTGTCCCGCATGCTCGATTATCCCGGAGGAAAAGAAGGGATGGCGGAGGACTGCGACATGGCGGGCAAGGCCCTGCAGGACCGGGACATCGAATCCCCCTTGGCGCCCTTCGCCCGGTTCGTGGAGTCCTCGGCAATGGAGAAGCTCCAGGAGGAATACGTCGCGACCTTCGACTTCAATCCGGCGGTCGCCCTCTATCTGGGGCACCACCTCTTTGGAGACAACCAGAAAAAGGGAGCGTACCTGATCCGGCTGAAGCAGGAGTTCGGCCGTCATGGTTTTACCCCTTCGGGTCACGAACTCCCCGATCACCTGCCGCGGTTGCTTCAATTCCTGACATACCTGGCGCGGAACGGGGAAGACAGCGTCCGCCGGTCCTTTATCTCCGAGTGCGTGCTGCCGGGAGTGGAACGGCTTGGGTCCGCTTTTTCCGCCCGCGGAGATTCCCCCTGGAAGCCGGTTGTAGAAGCGACGAGGCTCCTGTGTGCCGCAGACACCGCACTTCGCGAGGAGGGCAACCCATGCTGA
- the narI gene encoding respiratory nitrate reductase subunit gamma produces MLNVFIFVVLPYVALALLLFVTPYRYFSNRLTWSAYSTQFLEQKALYWGSNPWHYGIIPVVLAHFLGIIAPGPMRTILANQRALIFLESVGLGLGLFALFGCLVLMVRRAQTPLLKPVTSAADWILLLVLTVQAASGVYMGIFMRWGSQWYLHTAVPYLHSLLAFNPQIGYVADLPPVFKLHAAGAFLIVALLPFTKLVHLLFLPIDFLRDPPILYRWRSEKTRG; encoded by the coding sequence ATGCTGAATGTCTTTATATTTGTCGTTCTCCCCTATGTTGCGCTGGCGCTGCTCCTGTTCGTGACCCCTTACCGATACTTCTCGAACCGGCTCACCTGGTCGGCCTATTCCACGCAGTTTCTGGAGCAGAAGGCTCTCTACTGGGGGAGCAATCCGTGGCACTACGGGATTATTCCGGTGGTTCTGGCGCATTTTCTGGGGATCATCGCCCCCGGCCCCATGCGTACGATCCTGGCGAACCAGCGGGCCCTGATCTTCCTGGAGAGCGTCGGGCTCGGACTCGGACTGTTTGCCCTGTTCGGCTGCCTTGTGCTCATGGTGCGCCGGGCGCAGACGCCCTTGTTGAAGCCGGTGACCTCCGCCGCGGACTGGATCCTTCTTCTCGTTCTGACCGTCCAGGCTGCCAGCGGGGTTTATATGGGGATCTTCATGCGCTGGGGATCCCAATGGTACCTCCACACGGCGGTTCCCTACCTCCATTCGCTCCTGGCGTTCAATCCGCAGATCGGGTACGTGGCCGACCTCCCCCCGGTGTTCAAGCTGCACGCGGCGGGGGCGTTTCTGATCGTCGCGCTGTTGCCTTTCACGAAACTGGTTCACCTTCTCTTTCTACCGATCGATTTCCTCAGGGATCCCCCCATCCTGTACCGTTGGCGGTCGGAAAAAACCCGGGGATGA
- the narH gene encoding nitrate reductase subunit beta: protein MDVRAQLVMVFHLDKCIGCHTCSISCKNIWTDRRGAEYMWWNNVETKPGVGYPKKWEDQGTFKGGWVADGNHLRLRALGKGPTLLNMFFQPNMPKMEDYYEPFDFDYGNLYGAAEGTDQPVAEAFSQISGRKIETIRGGPNWDDDLSGSPLYAAKDVNLEESRIVEEYGKMFMQYLPRICNHCLNPACVASCPSRAIYKRGEDGIVLVDQNVCKGWRFCTSACPYKKVYFNWDSGKAEKCIFCFPRTETGQCNACAHSCVGRIRYVGVLLYDAEGVAQALLKPDDQLVDAHRAVILDPHDSAVREGARKNGVSDLWLEASVKSPVHALVKEFGLALPLHPEFRTLPMAYYIPSLSPVLSTPGDSHELMEHGLFPEAETLRAPLGYLASLLSGGNREVVAAVLAKLVALRSFMRARNLHQPMDAGVLEKAGLDEAAAVQLYRLFAIGGYDERNVIPAQQREEQDPYVRKGASGFGILTKAGRGK from the coding sequence ATGGACGTGCGAGCGCAACTGGTGATGGTGTTCCACCTCGACAAGTGCATCGGATGCCACACCTGCAGCATCTCCTGCAAGAACATCTGGACCGACCGGCGCGGCGCCGAATACATGTGGTGGAACAACGTGGAAACCAAGCCGGGGGTCGGCTATCCGAAAAAGTGGGAAGACCAGGGGACGTTCAAGGGAGGCTGGGTCGCCGACGGGAACCACCTACGGCTTCGGGCCCTCGGGAAAGGGCCGACCCTCCTGAACATGTTCTTCCAGCCGAACATGCCGAAGATGGAGGATTACTACGAGCCGTTCGACTTCGACTACGGCAACCTCTACGGGGCCGCGGAAGGGACCGATCAGCCGGTGGCCGAGGCGTTCTCACAGATATCCGGCCGGAAGATCGAGACGATCCGGGGAGGACCCAACTGGGACGACGATCTCTCCGGCTCGCCGCTCTATGCCGCGAAAGACGTCAACCTGGAAGAAAGCCGGATTGTCGAAGAGTACGGCAAGATGTTCATGCAGTACCTTCCGCGGATCTGCAACCATTGCCTGAATCCGGCGTGCGTCGCTTCGTGCCCTTCCCGGGCCATCTACAAGCGGGGAGAGGACGGCATCGTCCTGGTGGACCAGAACGTCTGCAAGGGGTGGCGTTTCTGCACCAGCGCCTGCCCGTACAAGAAGGTGTACTTCAACTGGGACAGCGGGAAGGCGGAAAAATGCATCTTCTGCTTCCCGCGCACCGAGACCGGGCAGTGCAATGCCTGCGCCCACAGCTGCGTCGGCCGGATCCGGTACGTCGGTGTCCTTCTATACGACGCGGAAGGGGTCGCGCAGGCGCTTCTCAAACCCGATGACCAGCTTGTTGATGCCCACCGGGCCGTGATCCTCGATCCTCACGACTCCGCGGTTCGGGAGGGGGCCAGGAAAAATGGCGTCTCCGATCTGTGGCTGGAGGCGTCGGTAAAATCGCCGGTGCATGCCCTGGTCAAGGAGTTCGGCCTGGCCCTGCCTCTCCACCCCGAGTTCCGGACTCTGCCGATGGCGTATTACATTCCTTCCCTCTCGCCGGTTCTCTCCACTCCGGGGGATTCCCACGAGTTGATGGAGCATGGGCTGTTCCCGGAGGCGGAAACCTTGCGGGCGCCGTTGGGTTACCTGGCCAGCCTTCTGTCCGGCGGCAACCGGGAGGTGGTGGCGGCGGTTCTGGCGAAACTCGTCGCGCTGCGATCCTTCATGCGCGCCAGGAACCTCCATCAGCCGATGGATGCTGGAGTCCTCGAGAAGGCGGGCCTCGATGAAGCCGCGGCCGTTCAGCTCTACCGGCTGTTCGCCATCGGGGGGTACGACGAGCGGAACGTCATCCCGGCCCAGCAGAGGGAGGAGCAGGATCCGTATGTCCGCAAGGGGGCGAGCGGCTTCGGGATCCTTACGAAAGCGGGGAGGGGGAAATGA